The proteins below are encoded in one region of Desulfovibrio sp. Huiquan2017:
- a CDS encoding 4Fe-4S dicluster domain-containing protein → MKKQYAFHVDTERCIGCFTCAMACRNYYHQVEGVVWRQVHPLSEEIYPHRERAFLSLSCNHCEHPACLNVCPVEAYTKREDGVVVHHQEKCIGCGNCIRSCPYGAPKYNPVEKRAEKCSLCHERLDAGLKPACVQACPTDALQLIDLAEFTETNEVQYPAGYPRMEELNPSTRFVLPQTPKMVRR, encoded by the coding sequence ATGAAAAAGCAATACGCATTCCATGTGGATACCGAGCGGTGCATCGGCTGCTTCACCTGCGCCATGGCCTGCCGCAACTACTATCATCAGGTGGAGGGCGTGGTCTGGCGGCAGGTCCACCCTCTGAGCGAGGAGATCTATCCCCATCGGGAACGGGCCTTCCTGTCGTTGTCGTGCAACCACTGCGAGCATCCGGCCTGCCTGAACGTCTGCCCGGTGGAGGCGTACACCAAGCGGGAGGACGGCGTGGTCGTCCATCACCAGGAGAAATGCATCGGCTGCGGCAACTGCATCCGCTCCTGTCCCTACGGCGCGCCCAAGTACAATCCGGTGGAAAAGCGCGCCGAGAAGTGCAGCCTCTGCCACGAGCGGCTGGATGCCGGGCTCAAGCCCGCCTGCGTGCAGGCCTGCCCCACGGACGCCTTGCAACTCATCGACCTGGCCGAGTTCACGGAGACCAACGAGGTCCAGTACCCGGCGGGCTACCCCCGGATGGAGGAACTCAATCCGTCCACCCGGTTCGTCCTGCCTCAAACCCCCAAGATGGTCAGGAGGTAG